Proteins from a single region of Verrucosispora sp. NA02020:
- a CDS encoding helix-turn-helix domain-containing protein: MAATGTATSTEKGRRIVGAERQTLAKDLVKRYTGGESIRALAASTGRSYGFIHRVLTESGVQLRQRGGARRRKKA; encoded by the coding sequence ATGGCAGCCACTGGCACAGCCACCAGCACTGAGAAGGGTCGCCGGATCGTCGGAGCCGAGCGTCAGACGCTCGCCAAGGACCTCGTCAAGCGGTATACCGGAGGAGAGAGCATCCGTGCTCTCGCGGCCTCGACCGGCCGATCCTACGGGTTCATCCACCGCGTGCTCACCGAGTCCGGGGTGCAGCTGCGGCAGCGCGGCGGCGCCCGGCGCCGCAAGAAGGCGTGA
- a CDS encoding cadmium resistance transporter — protein MLDLLGPATVAAVVFAATNIDDIVVLTVFFVAARTTGRPRVGQIVTGQYLGIGALVLVSAVVAAGLLVVPDEWTGLLGLLPIALGLRALRRRDDEPPPVVAGVVGVAAVTVANGADNVAVYVPVLRTLGVADAAVFGVVFAALVAVWCVAGAWLGGHPRVTRLVERTGHWLVPAIFIGVGVVILASSGVVGHLLDLAR, from the coding sequence ATGCTCGACCTGCTCGGCCCCGCGACCGTCGCCGCGGTGGTCTTCGCCGCCACCAACATCGACGACATCGTCGTCCTGACGGTGTTCTTCGTCGCCGCCCGCACCACCGGCCGTCCCCGCGTCGGGCAGATCGTCACCGGTCAGTACCTCGGCATCGGCGCCCTGGTGCTGGTGAGTGCCGTGGTCGCGGCCGGGCTCCTGGTGGTGCCCGACGAGTGGACCGGTCTGCTCGGACTGCTGCCGATCGCCCTCGGCCTCCGCGCGCTGCGGCGACGCGACGACGAGCCGCCCCCGGTGGTCGCCGGTGTGGTCGGCGTGGCCGCCGTGACCGTCGCCAACGGCGCCGACAACGTGGCCGTCTACGTGCCGGTGCTGCGCACCCTCGGTGTCGCCGACGCCGCCGTCTTCGGAGTGGTCTTCGCGGCCCTGGTCGCCGTCTGGTGCGTCGCCGGTGCCTGGCTCGGCGGCCACCCGAGGGTGACCCGGCTGGTCGAACGCACCGGCCACTGGCTGGTGCCGGCGATCTTCATCGGCGTCGGCGTGGTCATCCTGGCCAGCTCCGGCGTCGTCGGTCACCTGCTCGACCTCGCCCGCTGA
- a CDS encoding ABC-F family ATP-binding cassette domain-containing protein produces the protein MITASGLELRAGARILLSDTTLRVQPGDRIGLVGRNGAGKTTTLKVLAGEGQPYAGQIDRRSAVGYLPQDPRTGDLEVTGRDRVLSARGLDKLMAGMKDLEEKLADGGDEKLVRRYGALEDQFAALGGYAAEAEAARICANLGLPDRALAQTIGTLSGGQRRRIELARILFRDAADNGGGILLLDEPTNHLDADSITWLRGFLANHKGGLVVISHDGSLLESVVNKVWFLDATRSVVDVYNLGWKAYLEARETDERRRRRERANAEKKAGALMAQADKMRAKATKTVAAQNMARRAERLMSGLDEVRVGDKVAKVRFPAPAPCGKTPLTASGLSKSYGSLEIFTDVNVAVDRGSRVAILGLNGAGKTTLLRMLGGLLEPDTGEVRPGHGLRLGYYAQEHETLDIERTVLENMRAASTEQTDTELRKILGAFLFSGEDVDKPAGVLSGGEKTRLALSTLVCSGANVLLLDEPTNNLDPVSREQVLDAIANYPGAIVLVTHDPGAVLALKPDRAILLPDGDEDAWSDDLLELVELA, from the coding sequence ATGATCACTGCCAGCGGCCTGGAACTGCGCGCCGGCGCCCGGATCCTGCTGTCCGACACCACGCTGCGGGTGCAGCCGGGCGACCGGATCGGCCTGGTCGGCCGCAACGGTGCCGGCAAGACCACCACCCTCAAGGTGCTCGCCGGTGAGGGACAGCCGTACGCCGGACAGATCGACCGGCGCAGCGCCGTCGGCTACCTGCCACAGGACCCGCGTACCGGCGACCTGGAGGTCACCGGCCGCGACCGGGTGCTCTCCGCCCGGGGCCTGGACAAGCTGATGGCCGGAATGAAGGACCTGGAGGAGAAGCTCGCCGACGGCGGTGACGAGAAGCTGGTCCGTCGGTACGGCGCGCTGGAGGACCAGTTCGCCGCGCTCGGCGGGTACGCGGCCGAGGCCGAGGCGGCCCGGATCTGCGCGAACCTGGGGCTGCCCGACCGGGCGCTCGCCCAGACCATCGGCACCCTCTCCGGCGGTCAACGTCGGCGCATCGAGCTGGCCCGGATCCTGTTCCGCGACGCGGCCGACAACGGCGGCGGGATTCTGCTGCTCGACGAGCCCACCAACCACCTCGACGCCGACTCGATCACCTGGCTGCGCGGTTTCCTCGCCAACCACAAGGGCGGGCTGGTGGTGATCTCGCACGACGGGTCGCTGCTGGAGTCGGTGGTCAACAAGGTCTGGTTCCTCGACGCCACCCGGTCCGTGGTCGACGTCTACAACCTGGGCTGGAAGGCGTACCTGGAGGCGCGGGAGACCGACGAGCGGCGGCGGCGTCGGGAGCGGGCCAACGCCGAGAAGAAGGCCGGCGCCCTGATGGCCCAGGCGGACAAGATGCGGGCGAAGGCCACCAAGACGGTGGCCGCGCAGAACATGGCCCGGCGGGCCGAACGCCTGATGTCGGGCCTGGATGAGGTCCGCGTCGGCGACAAGGTGGCCAAGGTACGTTTCCCCGCCCCGGCGCCGTGCGGCAAGACTCCGCTGACCGCGTCCGGCCTCTCCAAGTCGTACGGGTCGTTGGAGATCTTCACGGACGTGAACGTGGCGGTGGACCGGGGTTCCCGGGTGGCCATCCTCGGGCTCAACGGTGCCGGCAAGACCACGCTGCTGCGGATGCTCGGCGGGCTGTTGGAGCCGGACACCGGCGAGGTGCGGCCCGGCCACGGGCTGCGGCTGGGCTACTACGCGCAGGAGCACGAGACGCTGGACATCGAGCGGACCGTGCTGGAGAACATGCGGGCCGCCTCGACCGAGCAGACCGACACCGAGCTGCGCAAGATCCTCGGTGCGTTCCTCTTCTCCGGCGAGGACGTGGACAAGCCCGCCGGGGTGCTCTCCGGTGGCGAGAAGACCCGGCTGGCGCTGTCGACCCTGGTCTGCTCCGGCGCGAACGTGCTGCTGCTGGACGAGCCGACCAACAACCTCGACCCGGTCAGCCGCGAGCAGGTGCTCGACGCGATCGCCAACTACCCGGGCGCGATCGTCCTGGTCACCCACGACCCGGGCGCGGTGCTGGCGCTCAAGCCGGACCGGGCCATCCTGCTGCCCGACGGCGACGAGGACGCCTGGAGCGACGACCTGCTCGAACTGGTCGAGCTGGCCTGA
- a CDS encoding neutral zinc metallopeptidase, which translates to MELNENARIDTSQVEDRRGGGGGGGGLGIPIPIGGGRGGIVGIVIAVLVALVGGGFGLNAMTGGEQGDNTALEQRCEAPDALEQLDCRNSLYVNSIQAYWRTALPEAFGEQYRPTRTVFFDQAVNTACGQADSGVGPFYCPADSLVYIDLSFYEVLATQLGATGEFAQPYVLAHEYGHHVQNLLGTNEQVRRQQQRDPGNANDLSVRLELQADCFAGAWAKNATGTADDRGQKIFTSITEQDIAEAIDTAEAIGDDAISRRADRPVNPEEFTHGSSADRKRWFNRGYESGTPASCDTFSGAI; encoded by the coding sequence ATGGAGCTGAACGAGAATGCGCGGATCGACACCAGCCAGGTGGAGGACCGGCGAGGTGGTGGTGGAGGGGGAGGCGGGCTGGGCATCCCCATCCCGATCGGCGGTGGTCGCGGCGGCATCGTCGGAATCGTCATCGCCGTGCTGGTGGCGCTGGTGGGCGGCGGCTTCGGGCTGAACGCCATGACCGGCGGCGAGCAGGGCGACAACACCGCGTTGGAGCAGCGCTGCGAGGCCCCGGACGCCCTGGAGCAGCTCGACTGCCGCAACAGCCTCTACGTCAACTCGATCCAGGCGTACTGGCGGACCGCCCTGCCGGAGGCGTTCGGCGAGCAGTACCGGCCGACCCGTACCGTCTTCTTCGACCAGGCCGTCAACACCGCGTGCGGCCAGGCCGACTCGGGCGTCGGCCCGTTCTACTGCCCGGCCGACTCGCTGGTCTACATCGACCTCTCCTTCTACGAGGTGCTCGCCACGCAGCTCGGCGCCACCGGTGAGTTCGCCCAGCCGTACGTGCTGGCCCACGAGTACGGCCACCACGTGCAGAACCTGCTCGGCACCAACGAGCAGGTCCGCCGCCAGCAGCAGCGGGACCCGGGCAACGCCAACGACCTGTCGGTCCGCCTGGAGTTGCAGGCCGACTGCTTCGCCGGCGCCTGGGCCAAGAACGCCACCGGCACCGCCGACGACCGCGGCCAGAAGATCTTCACCAGCATCACCGAGCAGGACATCGCCGAGGCCATCGACACCGCCGAGGCCATCGGCGACGACGCCATCTCCCGGCGCGCCGACCGGCCGGTGAACCCGGAGGAGTTCACGCACGGCTCCTCGGCCGACCGCAAGCGCTGGTTCAACCGTGGCTACGAGTCCGGCACCCCGGCCTCCTGCGACACCTTCAGCGGCGCGATCTGA
- a CDS encoding acVLRF1 family peptidyl-tRNA hydrolase yields MSSRPAAGGGRWVEIDPARTERWVAGFADRHGPPTTTAQEYGLLLTAPDGATAELHTPPGSPATADLDTFAAEAVVSRRIGLLLARKGAVAVGVAEGEKLPVHKVDTRYVQGRTAAGGWSQQRFARRRDNQAKAALADAVDLAARLLLPQAERLDAVVAGGDRRAVDTVLAERRLAPLAALRADRLLDVPEPRYAVLLAAITAARAVHILIRDPA; encoded by the coding sequence ATGAGCAGCCGACCCGCCGCCGGGGGAGGCCGGTGGGTCGAGATCGACCCGGCCCGGACCGAACGCTGGGTGGCCGGCTTCGCCGACCGGCACGGTCCACCCACCACCACCGCGCAGGAGTACGGACTCCTGCTCACCGCCCCGGACGGTGCCACCGCCGAACTGCACACCCCACCGGGCTCGCCGGCCACCGCAGACCTGGACACCTTCGCGGCGGAGGCCGTCGTGTCCCGCCGGATCGGACTGCTGCTGGCGCGCAAGGGCGCGGTGGCGGTCGGCGTCGCGGAGGGGGAGAAGCTGCCGGTGCACAAGGTCGACACACGGTACGTGCAGGGGCGCACCGCCGCCGGTGGCTGGTCCCAGCAGCGGTTCGCCCGGCGGCGCGACAACCAGGCCAAGGCCGCCCTCGCCGACGCCGTCGACCTGGCGGCCCGGCTGCTGCTGCCGCAGGCCGAGCGGTTGGACGCGGTGGTCGCCGGTGGCGACCGGCGGGCCGTGGACACCGTGCTCGCCGAGCGCCGACTCGCCCCACTGGCCGCACTGCGTGCCGACCGGCTGCTCGACGTACCCGAGCCCCGGTACGCGGTGCTGCTGGCCGCGATCACCGCCGCCCGCGCCGTGCACATCCTGATCCGCGATCCTGCCTGA
- a CDS encoding nucleoside/nucleotide kinase family protein: MSWPPADTLTLGGLADRARAMSAGAARTLIGIVGPPGAGKSTVAEALVRQLGPDAVLVPMDGFHLSNEVLGALGRADRKGAADTFDADGYLALLRRLRDQTDEVVYAPTFRRDIEEPIGSSIPVPRSTPIVVTEGNYLLLDSHPWKFVRDLLDTTWYLEVAEEVRLDRLVARHVAFGRTPDAARAWAQGSDQANAAVIAESRRCADLLVHLAPSD, encoded by the coding sequence GTGTCCTGGCCGCCGGCTGACACCCTGACGCTCGGCGGACTCGCCGACCGCGCCCGGGCGATGTCGGCGGGCGCCGCCCGTACGCTCATCGGGATCGTCGGGCCGCCCGGCGCGGGCAAGAGCACCGTCGCGGAGGCCCTTGTCCGGCAGCTCGGCCCGGACGCCGTCCTGGTGCCGATGGACGGCTTCCACCTGAGCAACGAGGTCCTCGGCGCACTCGGCCGCGCCGACCGCAAGGGCGCTGCGGACACCTTCGACGCGGACGGCTACCTCGCCCTGCTCCGCCGGCTACGCGACCAGACCGACGAGGTCGTCTACGCGCCGACGTTCCGCCGCGACATCGAGGAGCCGATCGGTTCCAGCATCCCGGTGCCCCGCAGCACCCCGATCGTGGTCACCGAGGGCAACTACCTGCTGCTCGACTCGCATCCGTGGAAGTTCGTCCGCGACCTGCTCGACACCACCTGGTATCTGGAGGTGGCCGAGGAGGTCCGCCTCGACCGGCTCGTCGCCCGCCACGTCGCCTTCGGCAGGACACCCGACGCGGCCCGCGCCTGGGCACAGGGCAGCGACCAGGCCAACGCGGCGGTCATCGCCGAATCGCGCCGCTGCGCCGACCTGCTGGTCCACCTCGCGCCGAGCGACTGA
- a CDS encoding LacI family DNA-binding transcriptional regulator: MAEVARIAGVSTTTVSHVLNKTRKVAPETEELVRKALESTGYRHNLAARALATQSTDTIGLAMSVVTNPYFAALIRDIERHLRRAGYTLILADTNDDPEVELDVINHLLARRVSGLIVNPLEGHGELTQCLQKLLDEQLPTIFLDRRSTLPGDQVYSECLDSIHHLTAHLAAQGHHRIGYVRGAMREMSAQDRLAGYQRAVAELGLADDPGLVIAGESDERTTEQRLVEHLASDEPATALVVSNNQMTLGALRAIRRTGLKVPHDIALVCYDDFEWADLFDPQISAMAQDAARLASTAVELLLARIRRPDRAPQSVVVPATFRHRDSCGCGAVPHQTQGSVDSVLAAG; this comes from the coding sequence ATGGCCGAGGTAGCACGGATCGCCGGAGTGTCGACGACGACCGTGTCGCACGTGCTCAACAAGACGCGCAAGGTCGCCCCGGAGACCGAGGAACTCGTGCGCAAGGCGCTGGAGTCGACCGGTTACCGGCACAACCTCGCCGCCCGGGCCCTGGCCACGCAGTCCACGGACACCATCGGGCTGGCGATGTCCGTGGTCACCAACCCGTACTTCGCCGCGCTCATCCGGGACATCGAGCGGCACCTGCGACGGGCCGGGTACACCCTGATCCTGGCCGACACCAACGACGACCCCGAGGTCGAGTTGGACGTGATCAACCACCTGCTGGCGCGGCGGGTGAGCGGCCTGATCGTGAATCCGCTCGAAGGCCACGGCGAACTCACCCAGTGCCTGCAGAAGCTGCTCGACGAGCAGTTGCCGACGATCTTCCTCGACCGCCGGTCGACCCTGCCGGGCGACCAGGTCTACTCCGAGTGCCTGGATTCGATCCACCACCTCACGGCCCACCTGGCGGCGCAGGGGCACCACCGGATCGGCTACGTCCGGGGCGCCATGCGGGAGATGTCGGCCCAGGACCGGCTCGCCGGATACCAGCGGGCCGTCGCGGAACTGGGGCTGGCGGACGACCCGGGGCTGGTCATCGCCGGTGAGTCCGACGAACGCACCACGGAGCAGCGCCTCGTCGAGCACCTCGCCTCGGACGAACCGGCCACCGCCCTGGTCGTCTCGAACAACCAGATGACCCTGGGCGCGCTCCGCGCCATCCGGCGTACCGGGTTGAAGGTGCCGCACGACATCGCCCTGGTCTGCTACGACGACTTCGAATGGGCCGACCTGTTCGACCCGCAGATCTCGGCGATGGCGCAGGACGCCGCCCGACTCGCCTCGACCGCCGTCGAACTCCTGCTCGCCCGGATCCGGCGACCGGACCGCGCCCCGCAGTCCGTGGTGGTGCCGGCCACCTTCCGGCACCGGGACTCGTGCGGCTGCGGCGCCGTGCCGCACCAGACACAGGGGAGCGTGGACAGTGTCCTGGCCGCCGGCTGA